One genomic segment of Kosmotoga arenicorallina S304 includes these proteins:
- a CDS encoding type II toxin-antitoxin system Phd/YefM family antitoxin — translation MKFIPSRELRSNPSKLWKILDDEEIVITSKGKPKAIMIKAGDDVEALLKLIDQSLAQFAVEKMRLSSMKSGKSKLSDKEIEDEISKARREL, via the coding sequence GTGAAATTTATTCCTTCAAGAGAATTAAGAAGCAACCCATCGAAGTTATGGAAAATTCTTGATGATGAAGAGATAGTAATCACTTCAAAAGGAAAACCAAAGGCAATAATGATAAAAGCCGGTGATGATGTGGAAGCGTTATTGAAACTAATAGATCAGTCTTTGGCTCAATTTGCTGTTGAGAAGATGAGACTTAGTTCAATGAAATCAGGAAAATCAAAGCTGAGTGATAAAGAAATTGAAGATGAAATTAGTAAGGCCAGGAGAGAACTTTGA
- a CDS encoding putative toxin-antitoxin system toxin component, PIN family, translated as MKVVIDTNVLVSALLKPYSKPASVLNKVIAGQVTPCFDARIINEYREVLLRKKFGFDPALVEILLRFLEKNGIFVTPHPIDASLPDPYDLPFYEAAVSASAVIITGNKKHFPVDDVEVLLPDEFLRR; from the coding sequence TTGAAGGTTGTTATTGACACAAATGTGCTTGTTTCAGCATTGCTTAAGCCATATAGCAAACCTGCTTCAGTTTTGAACAAGGTGATTGCCGGTCAAGTTACTCCTTGCTTTGACGCAAGAATTATTAATGAATATAGAGAAGTTCTTCTAAGAAAGAAATTTGGTTTTGACCCTGCTTTGGTTGAAATTTTGCTTCGCTTTTTAGAAAAAAACGGGATTTTTGTTACTCCCCATCCCATAGATGCATCGCTTCCTGATCCTTACGATCTGCCCTTTTATGAAGCAGCTGTTTCAGCCAGTGCTGTGATAATTACCGGTAATAAAAAACACTTCCCGGTTGATGATGTAGAAGTTCTTTTACCTGATGAATTTTTGAGAAGATAA